The genomic DNA CGGCTTGGTTGGACGGAAGGGGCTGCTCCGTGCCAGGGACTGGGGCAGTAGTGGATGCTCCGGAAACAGGCGGCACAGGTGGGAACGAATTGGTTCTGTCACTAGGCGGCATGAACTTGAAAGGATCTGTATCGGTTCGAGGAAGAGTCCATTCGGCGTCGTGGTCATCATCCCAGTTAAACTCGTGGGAAACGGTCCTGGTGAATGAGTTGTTGCTGGTGTGACCCAGCACAGGTGCAGCTGGCTTGGATCCCTCGGCGACAGTACGTGGCTCCGGGGCAGCCCCCTCTGACGCCTGAGGAAGAGGGGATGGAGATGCCGGCCCAGGCTCCGCGGTTGCGTTCATATCGGCAACTTCCTCGGTGGCCGCGTCGGATTCGACTGGGACGTCTATCACCTCTCGGTCAAAGACAGGCCAATCGTCAGTGGCATCTTCCTCGGGGGCCTCTGCGAGCCAGGGGCTAGTCTCTTGTCCTGGCTCTTCCTCCAGCTGGTTCACTTGTTGCGTTGGCATTAAAGGCTCGGCATCTTGGGCGACTTGAGTTGGGGCGAGGGCTGGGGGTTGTGAGGCGTCGAGGTTTGCGCGCGAGGTTGCATCGCCACCGGCATCGTTGGGCATGAAAGCCGGATGCCACGAGGCGTTCGCGGTCTCAGAGGACATGGTGTGTCGGCTAATTAGGTCGGTTCATGCAGTTTTGCGATGTGACGAGGTCAAAGACTCGGGAAACAGCTACGTCGGGATTGTCAGCAAAAGACCAAGGATGAGCGAGTCCAGGGGATCTGGCGTCGACTCGACGCGACATCGACGTAACCCAGGTAGGAAATGCAAAGGACCATCCATATCAGGTTAATAAACATACATATACAAGAGAAACAGAGGTCTAGATAGAATACACAACGACAAGCTCCATGCTGAACTGAAGATGAGGAGTTAGTGGGTCGAATGCGAAGGTCAGACGTGAAGGtggtctttttttttgctgGTCGGGGGAGGAAAGTCTAATGAGCCAAAGCCGATGGAATATGAGGTGGCCCGAACTTTGAAGACACCAAGGACTCGAGGTGCAACTGTAACTGCAAGCTGGCAGGTACGATAAGGGTATGGCGTGGCGCGATGCAAGTGGCATGTATCTCTCCTAGCAACCGAAGGCCCTAGGTACATCCCGTCATCTGCAAGTTTGCAGCCTGTTTTAGCATGGGTCTCCCCTAAAATCTATGAGTCTGTCTGTCGTTGGGGCGGCGTCCTGGGCTGGAATGGCCTATCCAGTCAGAGAAGTCAGAGACTGATTCCGTCATTCCGTGTCCAGAAGGGTACCCACCAAGGTCACACCGTGCACGGCCTTTCGGCTGCACCGGAGACCCGAGGATCCTCCGGGTATCGAAGCAGACAGAATGCTTCACTGGATATCGCTTGGGACCGACATGTTGTTACTTTATCACACGACATGGTTATGTAGATGAAACTGCACGAAACGACTCAATTTTTGAAATCGTACTGAAACTATGTAGATAGCTTGttgcgcgcgcgtgtgtgtgtgtgtgtgtgtgtgtgtgtgtatatgGAGGGTTCTAGAATAGGGAATCATTGATACACTCTCCTCTGTTGTGTagctaggtacctacctacctggtAACCAATCTGATGTGATAATTTATGGTCGCAGTGCTGTAGGACGTTGAGTGATAGAGAGCCGCCAGCAGCCTAGGTACTTACCTTACTACCTTACCTGAGGAAGCTTGGCAAGCTCCCCGCTAGCTGCCGCACAGCTGATCGCCACGTCCAAAGTGTACCCGCTGACATGTTCAGGCAGGCGAATTTACAGCATGCTCAGAGGCCACGCGGCTGCCTCCGTCACATAAAGCGCCTCCCCGTACCTCCCCTGAACGGATAGGTACCGTAGCACGTCCACCTAATTGTATCCGTTCAGCCGTTCCAGGCGACCTCATCCAAGCCTCCAAGCCTCTCGGCACTGCTTGCGACAACCCATTACTTGTCCAAAACACCACATCTCTTGAAGATACACAACACATCTTCTTGCGGGATATCAGCACCGTCATTGTGCCTGGACGTTCCAGCTCACACATCCGAGCGTCTGCGCCGTCCGTCGActcgaccccccccccccccccccccccgacgCTATCCGATGCAGCTCCTTGATCAAAGGTAGCACAGGCACAGGCGACCGAACTCTATCGCGACTTCCCACTCCACGGCATCCGCCTAGAGACTTGTTGATTTGCATACACACCCTCCTCCCAATGTGGGCGGGATGCCTTCCCAAACTTCATACCGTTCCGCGGATCCGCCAGGCTCCCCGGGGAATGATTCTGATTCAGACCTCGATCTCGACATCCAGGAGCTCGATCCTGCGACCACAACCACCGAACGCAGTTCTGGCCTCATCCGACACGACCGCCAATCCACCGAGCACCGATCACCACGTATAGCACTGCGGAATCTTCGCATGGGGGGCTCACGCCGCGCTGGGCAGAAGGCCAGGGGATACGGCGAACTCGGCCAGAACCGTGACGACGCCAGCGAGGATGCCCAAGCACTTCTCGGCGAGCCCGGAGGTTCTTCGTCGCGGTATAGGGACGGAAACCCAGGCGCAGGCTCGGACGACGATTCGCCTCTCCTCCCCGGCGGCTCGCCTCCCAGGCGCCGCTCCTTCGCCGGAGATAGGTTCGAGCGCCTCACTTCCAGCCTACGACTCCCTAGCTTTATGTCCAATTCGGGCACCCAGGAAGCCGCCAAGGACGATGGGCAAGACCAAGACGAGGATGACCCGTCGAGCTCCCGTCTCGTTGCCGTAGGGTCATCGCAGGCGACAAGATTCCCTCCGAACCTCATATCCAACGCCAAGTACACGGCGCTCACCTTCCTGCCCGTCACACTATACAACGAATTCTCGTTCTTCTTCAACATGTACTTTTTGCTGGTGGCTTTATCCCAGGCGATCCCTGCCCTACGAATCGGCTACCTCACGACATATGTTGCACCGCTGGCCTTTGTGCTGGTGATCACCATGGGAAAGGAGGCTTACGACGATAtcgagaggaggaggagggataATGAGGCGAATGCGGAGGCGTATACAGTCTTGGTGTTCGAAGAGCCTGGCCGGGGGATGGTTTCTGGGCAGCGGTCTCACAAGAGGCTCAAGTCGGATTCCCTGAGGAAAAAGGGCAAAAACACGGTCAACAACCGAGACAGACTATCGGATATtcgagaggaagaagagcggGCCGAAGGAGACGGGCCTGTCGCAGAGCCGTCCTCATTTGTCCGCGAAGTCGGCCGAAAGTCGCGCGACCTCAAGGTTGGCGATGTCCTCAAGTTGAGCAAGGGGCAAAGAGTCCCCGCCGACGTGGTGATTCTGAAGTGCATCACCTCAGAGACGACAAATGCATCGCCCGTCATGGAGACAATCGCGGAGGAAGAATCGTTGCTGGTAAATACGGACGAAGAGCCCGAGAACGTAAAGTTACCAACAAAGGGCAAAGAAGTTGAGAGCaacgacagcggcggcggcgcaacTGGCGAGACTTTCATCAGAACTGACCAACTGGATGGAGAAACAGACTGGAAGCTGCGGCTGGCATCGCCCTTATCGCAAACCCTGCCCACGGAAGAGTTTGTTCGTCTCCGTGTCACGGGAGGTAAGCCGGATAGAAAGGTGAACGAGTTCTTGGGTACAGTCGAGCTACTACCCAGCAGACGAGACGCCCAAGATCAACAGGGAGCACTCGACGGAGACGAAGGAACATCGGCCCCTTTGTCGATAGACAACACAGCTTGGGCGAACACCGTCATCGCCTCCAACGCCACCACGCTCGCAGTCATCATGTACACTGGACCTCAGACAAGATCGGCGCTGTCGACCGCTCCCTCGCGATCGAAGACCGGTCTCCTGGAGTACGAAATCAACTCCTTGACCAAGATTCTGTGCGCCCTGACCTTGGCACTCTCTATCATTCTTGTGGCCTTGGAGGGCTTCGGCAACACCGAGGGCAACGTCTGGTACATCAAGATCATGCGATTCTTGATCCTTTTCTCGACCATTGTACCCATCAGTCTGCGCGTCAATCTCGACATGGGTAAGAGCGCGTACTCCTGGTTCATCCAACGCGACCCTGGTATTCCCGGGGCCGTTGTTCGAACAAGCACGATCCCCGAAGACCTGGGCAGAATCGAGTATCTGCTCAGTGACAAAACTGGCACCTTGACACAGAAcgagatggagatgaagaAAATCCACGTCGGCACGGTTTCCTACGCCAACGAGGCCATGGACGAGGTCACGTCGTATGTCAAGCAAGGCTTCCATATTCAACCGACCACCGACCCTTCGTCGCACACGATGTTGATCACCCCTTCGTCGACGTTCGCAAACTCGACCAACGTCGGAGCGACCCGTACGAGAAGAGAGATCGGGTCCCGTGTGCGAGACGTAGTCCTTGCTCTGGCGTTGTGCCACAAcgtgacgccgacgacagaggaagaagacggaaAGACCGTGGTCTCGTACCAGGCGTCTTCTCCAGACGAAATTGCCATCGTCCGTTGGACCGAGTCCGTTGGCCTCCGCCTCGCCTATCGGGACCGTACAAGCATGGTCCTCGAGTCAACGGAAAACGGCCGCGAGATTGTCCGCGTGCGcatcctcgacgtcttcCCTTTCACGTCCGAAGGAAAGCGCATGGGCATTGTCGTTCAGTTCTTTGAGCAGGCTCAGTCAACAGCACCGAATCTTGCCGATAGCGAGATTTGGTTCTACCAAAAGGGTGCTGATACGGTCATGAGCCCCATAGTCGCCGAGAACGACTGGCTCGACGAGGAAACATCCAACATGGCTCGGGAGGGTCTTCGCACACTCGTGGTCGGACGCAAACGTCTATCGTACGAACAGTACAAAGAGTTCACCGGAAGCTACCAGGCAGCTTCGCTAGCCAtcgccggccgcgacgccggcatGCAGCGTGTCGTGGCTCAGTACCTCGAGCGCGATCTGGAACTTCTCGGCGTcaccggcgtcgaggacaagCTTCAGAAAGACGTCAAGCCATCGCTGGAGCTGTTGAGGAATGCCGGCATCAAGATCTGGATGTTGACTGGTGACAAGGTCGAGACGGCACGCTGTGTCGCCGTGAGCTCCAAGCTGGTCGCCCGCGGCCAGTACATCTACACCGTATCCAAGcttaagaagaaggacaatGCGCAGGACCACCTCGACTTCCTCCGGGGCAAGACGGACTCCTGCCTTCTGATAGACGGCGAGAGTCTGGCTCTGTTTCTGACCCATTTCCGGATCGAGTTCGTGTCCGTTGCCGTACAGCTCCCGACTGTTGTTGCTTGCCGGTGCTCCCCGACGCAGAAGGCGGAGATTGCGAAGCTGATCAAAGAGTACACCAAGAAACGCGTCTGCTGCAtcggtgacggcggcaacgatgTCTCCATGATCCAGGCGGCGGACGTCGGTGTTGGTATCGTGGGCAAGGAGGGTCGCCAGGCCAGTTTGGCGGCCGACTTCTCGATCGAGCAGTTCTTCCACTTGACCAAACTCCTGGTCTGGCACGGACGAAACAGCTACAAGCGCAGCGCCAAGCTTGCCCAGTTTGTCATACATCGCGGGCTGATCATTGCCGTCTGCCAGACCATGTACAGCATCGCCATCAAATTCGAGCCTGAAGGTCTTTACAAGGTGTGTTTCTCACAACCAGCCTACGGATCCTTTGTTTCCCTCTCTGACCACCAACCAACTATCTAGAACTGGCTTCTCGTGGGATACTCCACCGTGTACACCGCGTTCCCTGTTCTCTCGcttgtcctcgacaaggacgtAGACGAGAACCTGGCTAACCTCTATCCCGAACTGTATAAGGAGCTCACCTCCGGGCGGTCACTGTCTTATCGGACCTTCTTCGTCTGGGTTGCCGTTTCAATCTATCAAGGCTGCACCATCCAAGGGCTCTCGCAGATCCTCACAGAAGTCGAGGGGCCCAAGATGGTGGCCGTATCATACACCGTGCTGGTGCTCAACGAGCTCCTCATGGTTGCCATTGAAATCACGACGTGGCATCCCGTCATGATCAtctccatcgtcggcacCTTTGTCGTGTTCGTGGGCTCTGTGCCGTTCCTGGGCGACTATTTTGACCTCCAATTCATCATTACACTGTGAGAAGCCCCCTTCTGCTTTGCATGCACCACCCACTAACCGTGACCCAGGGGGTTCATCTGGCGCGTTCTCGCCATCGCGGCCATATCGCTCATCCCGCCGTACGCGGTGAAACTCATCAGGAGGACGATGAAGCCGCCCTCGTACAGGAAAGTGCAGAGCACGTAGAGAGCATACtcgccaccaccatcttcatcatcaccatcatcatcatcagcgtGCTTGGTCGTGGGATCTTCTTTCGTATCTATCTTACAAAAAGGGCGTCTGGGGGAGTCGGCTCCGGTTCGCGGCCACAGAGGTTGCCGCGTTTGCATTGTTAGGCGGAGTTGCCGGGCTGGAATCTTTACTTTGTAGGAGATATATTTGGATTGGGCCATCGACAGCTTCCAGAGTTAGACAGCGCTTATCGAATTCGAGTCTGTTCGGACAGTCTATCATACTCTCGTGCCTCTCCTTTTGGCATCGTACATGCGGTGCCTTTCTTCATGTATTGTACAGGTGATTCTCACAACAACGGTCCCTCTCACAGCTTGAGGACGATCCAGTCCTTCAGGGTGTCGGGGTTCTTCCTCTGCAGCGCGCCCAGCATGCCGCCCACAGGGCCCTGCAGCTGCCCGCCATCCCGCCACACCTTGGCTCCCGCGTaggcctcgacgaagccctcggGCCCGGACACCACGAACACGTTCTtgcccggcgccgccgacgtcgcggaggaggagcacgCGCAGTCGCTCTGCCGGAACAGGCCCCGCTTCCCGGCGTTGGGCGCGCCGTCCACCATGCCGAGGTGCGCCGTCTGCGAGTGGAACCGGCACCCTTCGACGGAGTGCGTCGTCTCGGGACCGCCTGGGCGGCACGTGAGAGAAGCGGCCAGGTCCGAgtcgcggacggcggtgCCCTCCTGGTCGATCACGACGCGCACATCGAGCCTGTCGCCGTACTTCTCCTTCAACGCCAGGAGCTCCCTGCTGACGGGCGAAGGGTCCTCGGTTCCCACGGTCAGCGCCTCGGCCCGGATGCCGGACCAGGATCCAGGGCCCTCCGACGAGCGTCCTGAAAAGGGATTCCAGCTCCAATTCCACCACGACGCtgatgaggacgacggcgacgacgggttTGTCGGAGACAAgctcccgccgccccgaTAGATCTCGTCGCGGCTACGCACGGCCCAGAAGATGgtcatcgacggcgcccGGGGCAACGGGAGCACGGCGTGGGCGGCCTGCAGGGCGCTGGCGATGCCCGTGCCGCCCGCGAGGAACACGACGCGGTCGCCCCGCCCGCCGAGGCGCGAGCCCAAGTCGAACTCGCCATGCGGGCCGCGGAGCTCGACCGTGTCCCccgcaacggcgccgtccggagaaggcggcgacaGGCGGCTGAGATACGTCGacacctcgccgcctcgcACCGCGCGGACGTACAGCCTCAGcgtgtcgtcctcgtctgcTGCCGCGTCcggcgggggaggaaggggcGTATATTCCCGCGCGACTTGGATCTGGGGCTGCTTGACCTCGACGCACCACAGATCAAAGACGTTCCAGAGGGAGGCGACGCCGGGGAGCTTGTTTGCGGGGGCTTTGAGGGTCAGGATGAAGGAGGTCGGGGAAACCTGTtcgcgggcgacgacggcgaagggGACGAACCTGCGGGCAGACCCGAGGACGGTCTGCTCGGCCGGgtcggcggaggcgggcgtGGAGGGGAAGAGCCATTGGGAGTCCCaggcgacgccggccaccgcgaggaggacgaggagggggaggtaCCGAGGGCTTATGAAGGATGCCTCTTGAGATGTGTAATGGGCGGGTTTGGCGGGAGTCGTGAAATGGAGGCGGCGACTAGCCAATGCCggagccggggccggggtcggggcggtggtggtggtgagtgTGTTTAGCACAGATTGCAAGCGACGGGGTGCGAAAGATGTGCGCCTGGCCTGCCAACTGTGAAATTGCCGTGGCATGCGGCTGCAGtgcgtcgatgccgtcggtGTTATGGACCGGGACGTacctgcggcggcggaggttGGACGGAGCTGGTGACGCTGGATGCGGGCGACGGACCGGCCGGCCGCACCCGTGGCGGAAGCCAGCGCGGAAGACGTCATTCTGGGATGAGGCCTGGGTTTCCAAGGCTCAATTGTTGTTGCAGCGCGGAGACATTTTCTTATTGGGGGGGTTTGTTTTTTCGCGAAGGCGCTTCGATGCGTACAaagtcgatgatgatgatgatgagagCCTCAAGAGGGCTGGCTACTTTGGCGCAATAGAGGAGATGTGCACGGTCACGTGAGTCAAACACGGCAGGAACCTCCAATGTCACTCAACCCGAACGACATTTCCAATCAATGGTATGTTAAGCAGTCGCAATGAATCCTGTTCAGTCAAATTCTCTCGGGTTTTATACGGATTGGTAAGAAATTTTCGTAAGCAGTGTGCTGGAGTTGGATTTGGTGAGAATTGTTTGAGTGCCGGGGTGCGAGTGTCGAGGATGACAACGTCCCAGACGATTCGATCTACAGCACATGCCTGCGACAAATAACTTGAAGCCTTACAATGACTGGGGGAGTACTCATTTCTCCTCCATAGTTTGAGTATACTGTGAGACCTTTTCTCTCGGGACTAGAAGCATCGGCTCGTCCCTTGACATACACCTGATCGTCAGTCCTATATACCTGGGCTGTGTAACGTCTGAGAACTCGTGCTGTTCCCGCAAGCGCATCAAAGCGACTCCGTTTCATTCTAATGGCTGGTGAGACCGAGATTCGACACATCTTCCAGAATCAAGCACCAAGCATCTCGGAATCAGCCCGCCGTAGCGCACTCACCGACCGAGTCCTTGCCGGCGGATGGACTGTTGAGGCTACTTGTGGTTAGAGAGCACTGTGAGACGGAAGCAAAACACTGCGTCCCAGACCGCAACTATGTGCATTTGACCCCCTCTACACTGTGTCTCCCGCTGAGCTTCCAAATACTCTAGGGGACGATGTCCCGTCCCGTCCATCTTACAAGTACCTCTTACACACCCAACCCGTCCTGATCGAACAAGATAtatcccctcccctctcacAGTCTCAGAATCTTTCGGTTCTCGTCGATACCCCCGCGGAACATGTCCGCAATcacccggccgccgaggaccgtctccttgacgatgccctcgacgTGCTTCGGCTCGACCCTGCCGTACCATATCCCCTTCCCGGCGAGCGGGTGCTTCTCGCCGCTGGTCATCCGCAAGCCCGGCGGAATGTACACGATGACGTTCCCCGCAAACTTGTGACCGCCGATGTGGCTAATCAGCCCGACCCTGGCCGCCATctccccgtcgccgccctcctcctcctcctccttcttcttcttcttctcctcctgtCCCTCAGGCGCCGCGAtccttcccttctcctcgccgccctcgtcgacctccaCGGGGCCCCTGGCGACGGCAACCCCGGACCCCTCGAGCCTCCTCTCGAACTCCTCCCGCAGCACGGGGCCCATGACGCCGCACCGCATATCCCGCCCGCCGTGCCCGCAGATCAGCACCAGCACGTCGGTGACGTCCCGCACCCCGTACAGCAGCGGCCGGTAGGCGGCCTCGCGCGTCAGCCGGTCGCGGTGGATCGGCGACAGACCGTCGTGCATCGGGTGCAGCTTCTCCGGGAGCAGGTACCCCTTGGCGAGCGCCTGGACGCTGTCGAAGCTCACGCGCGGCAGGAACGGCACGTACTTGAAGCTCGGCAGGAGGTAGGCGCTCGTCGTCTGCAGCTCGCTCCGCCGAGGCGTGGACGAGGGGAACGAGGCGTTGAGGACCGAGACGTTGTGCCATGGCTGCCGTGGCGGGCGACGTTCACTTACCGTCAGCCAGTCTGTtcacacacaaacacacacacacactctctctctctctctctctctctcatcttGGGTGGCTTGTATGGCAGGGAATTTCATCATAGTCCTTCTCTCTTCATTTTCTTCCCGATTGCTCTTCTTTAACAGAAACTCCCGTGAGTGTGAGAGGGCCTTTTCCCAGACGTATACACTCGTATGTACATCGGGATCAACCAGGGAGGGGGATAAGTGTAAAAGAAAGAATCAAGAAACCGGTAAACAGGCCAACGAGTCAAGCCTCAagaccaaaaaaaaaaactcaAAAAAactcaaaaaaaaaactcacATCGCTATACGTGCCACCGCGCCCAAACAGCTCTTTCAGGTCCGCCGCAAGGTTGTCCCCGctgttctcctcctcgatgcgCGACGCCCAGTCGTCCCGCCCCGTGCACGCGAGCACCTGCTCGGCGTACGCCGACACGACGCCGTTGAGCGGGGCCGTGCGGTCGATGTCGAGCCCGTCCGGCATAGCTGGTGTGGCGGCGCACTCgcacgtcggcgagggaCATGTCGGCACAAGCTcgaacggcggcggtggggcCGACGGCCGGGGCCGGGATTGCGGTCTTGGttttgacgacgatgaggatgacgatAATGCTGTTGCGGTGGAGGAAAATGAGcacgatgacgccgacgaggtggtgGAGAGTCGCGGGTTCACCAGACGCCA from Colletotrichum higginsianum IMI 349063 chromosome 3, whole genome shotgun sequence includes the following:
- a CDS encoding oxidoreductase FAD-binding domain-containing protein, translated to MTSSALASATGAAGRSVARIQRHQLRPTSAAAEASFISPRYLPLLVLLAVAGVAWDSQWLFPSTPASADPAEQTVLGSARRFVPFAVVAREQVSPTSFILTLKAPANKLPGVASLWNVFDLWCVEVKQPQIQVAREYTPLPPPPDAAADEDDTLRLYVRAVRGGEVSTYLSRLSPPSPDGAVAGDTVELRGPHGEFDLGSRLGGRGDRVVFLAGGTGIASALQAAHAVLPLPRAPSMTIFWAVRSRDEIYRGGGSLSPTNPSSPSSSSASWWNWSWNPFSGRSSEGPGSWSGIRAEALTVGTEDPSPVSRELLALKEKYGDRLDVRVVIDQEGTAVRDSDLAASLTCRPGGPETTHSVEGCRFHSQTAHLGMVDGAPNAGKRGLFRQSDCACSSSATSAAPGKNVFVVSGPEGFVEAYAGAKVWRDGGQLQGPVGGMLGALQRKNPDTLKDWIVLKL
- a CDS encoding Phospholipid-transporting ATPase produces the protein MPSQTSYRSADPPGSPGNDSDSDLDLDIQELDPATTTTERSSGLIRHDRQSTEHRSPRIALRNLRMGGSRRAGQKARGYGELGQNRDDASEDAQALLGEPGGSSSRYRDGNPGAGSDDDSPLLPGGSPPRRRSFAGDRFERLTSSLRLPSFMSNSGTQEAAKDDGQDQDEDDPSSSRLVAVGSSQATRFPPNLISNAKYTALTFLPVTLYNEFSFFFNMYFLLVALSQAIPALRIGYLTTYVAPLAFVLVITMGKEAYDDIERRRRDNEANAEAYTVLVFEEPGRGMVSGQRSHKRLKSDSLRKKGKNTVNNRDRLSDIREEEERAEGDGPVAEPSSFVREVGRKSRDLKVGDVLKLSKGQRVPADVVILKCITSETTNASPVMETIAEEESLLVNTDEEPENVKLPTKGKEVESNDSGGGATGETFIRTDQLDGETDWKLRLASPLSQTLPTEEFVRLRVTGGKPDRKVNEFLGTVELLPSRRDAQDQQGALDGDEGTSAPLSIDNTAWANTVIASNATTLAVIMYTGPQTRSALSTAPSRSKTGLLEYEINSLTKILCALTLALSIILVALEGFGNTEGNVWYIKIMRFLILFSTIVPISLRVNLDMGKSAYSWFIQRDPGIPGAVVRTSTIPEDLGRIEYLLSDKTGTLTQNEMEMKKIHVGTVSYANEAMDEVTSYVKQGFHIQPTTDPSSHTMLITPSSTFANSTNVGATRTRREIGSRVRDVVLALALCHNVTPTTEEEDGKTVVSYQASSPDEIAIVRWTESVGLRLAYRDRTSMVLESTENGREIVRVRILDVFPFTSEGKRMGIVVQFFEQAQSTAPNLADSEIWFYQKGADTVMSPIVAENDWLDEETSNMAREGLRTLVVGRKRLSYEQYKEFTGSYQAASLAIAGRDAGMQRVVAQYLERDLELLGVTGVEDKLQKDVKPSLELLRNAGIKIWMLTGDKVETARCVAVSSKLVARGQYIYTVSKLKKKDNAQDHLDFLRGKTDSCLLIDGESLALFLTHFRIEFVSVAVQLPTVVACRCSPTQKAEIAKLIKEYTKKRVCCIGDGGNDVSMIQAADVGVGIVGKEGRQASLAADFSIEQFFHLTKLLVWHGRNSYKRSAKLAQFVIHRGLIIAVCQTMYSIAIKFEPEGLYKNWLLVGYSTVYTAFPVLSLVLDKDVDENLANLYPELYKELTSGRSLSYRTFFVWVAVSIYQGCTIQGLSQILTEVEGPKMVAVSYTVLVLNELLMVAIEITTWHPVMIISIVGTFVVFVGSVPFLGDYFDLQFIITLGFIWRVLAIAAISLIPPYAVKLIRRTMKPPSYRKVQST
- a CDS encoding Fmi1 protein; protein product: MYSAPRAISRLAREWRLVNPRLSTTSSASSCSFSSTATALSSSSSSSKPRPQSRPRPSAPPPPFELVPTCPSPTCECAATPAMPDGLDIDRTAPLNGVVSAYAEQVLACTGRDDWASRIEEENSGDNLAADLKELFGRGGTYSDPWHNVSVLNASFPSSTPRRSELQTTSAYLLPSFKYVPFLPRVSFDSVQALAKGYLLPEKLHPMHDGLSPIHRDRLTREAAYRPLLYGVRDVTDVLVLICGHGGRDMRCGVMGPVLREEFERRLEGSGVAVARGPVEVDEGGEEKGRIAAPEGQEEKKKKKEEEEEGGDGEMAARVGLISHIGGHKFAGNVIVYIPPGLRMTSGEKHPLAGKGIWYGRVEPKHVEGIVKETVLGGRVIADMFRGGIDENRKILRL